The DNA window CGCCGTTGCCGTCGTTCTCGCGGTCGTGATGACCCTTGCCTGTGCCTTCCTGGCGCTCAGGCATTGATGTACTGTGTAAGCCATAGTTAACTTTTATCTGGGCCAGGCGTCCAGGCATCGGAGGTCCTTCATATGAAGGTAAAGAACGAGGGACATGCGCTCACCAGCGCGGGCGAGGACTACCTCGAGGCAATCTACTGCATCCTGCTCGAGCACCCCGGCGACGACTCGGTGCGTTCCGTTGACGTCTCCGAGCGCCTTGGGGTCACGAAGGCCAGCGTCAACAAGGCGCTCTCGGCGCTCAAGGACGGAGGCTACGTAGAGCAGACGCGCTACGGGAGGGTCGAGCTCACCGAGGAGGGCAAGGGCTATGCCGCCGAGGTGTGGAGCCGTCACCGCATGCTCCGCACCTTCCTTGTGGTTGAGCTCGGCGTGGACGAGGAGGTCGCAGACGAGGAGGCGTGCATCATGGAGCACGCGCTCTCGCAC is part of the Parolsenella massiliensis genome and encodes:
- a CDS encoding metal-dependent transcriptional regulator; the protein is MKVKNEGHALTSAGEDYLEAIYCILLEHPGDDSVRSVDVSERLGVTKASVNKALSALKDGGYVEQTRYGRVELTEEGKGYAAEVWSRHRMLRTFLVVELGVDEEVADEEACIMEHALSHDTSKRLFEYLKRQGVSVEAE